A genome region from Thermomonospora amylolytica includes the following:
- a CDS encoding ArsR/SmtB family transcription factor, translated as MDEVFRALADPSRRRLLDLLNARNGQTLRELCGELDMSRQAVTKHLAVLESAGLVATVRRGRNKLHYLNAAPINDIAERWIGRYDRDRVRALGDLKRSLEDGPMDKPSFVYTTYIRTTPERLWQALIDPEFTRRYWGGTALRSDWRAGSPVLWQMRPGEEFRDLGQVVLESDPYRRLSYTWHHFQPEHAEMFGWTREEFAEYAAEPRSKVTFELEPAGEAVRLTVIHDGFEPGSMMLQAVSQGWPALLSSLKTLLETGEPLPAEV; from the coding sequence ATGGACGAGGTGTTCCGGGCGCTGGCCGATCCCAGCCGGCGCCGGCTGCTCGACCTGCTCAACGCCCGCAACGGCCAGACGCTGCGGGAGCTGTGCGGCGAGCTGGACATGAGCCGGCAGGCGGTGACCAAGCACCTGGCGGTGCTGGAGTCGGCCGGGCTGGTGGCCACGGTGCGGCGCGGCCGCAACAAGCTGCACTACCTCAACGCCGCCCCCATCAACGACATCGCCGAACGCTGGATCGGCCGGTACGACCGGGACCGCGTGCGCGCGCTCGGCGACCTCAAGCGAAGCCTGGAGGACGGGCCCATGGACAAGCCGTCGTTCGTCTACACCACCTACATCCGGACGACCCCGGAGAGGCTGTGGCAGGCGCTCATCGACCCCGAGTTCACCCGGCGCTACTGGGGCGGCACGGCCCTGCGGTCGGACTGGCGGGCCGGGTCGCCGGTGCTGTGGCAGATGCGCCCCGGCGAGGAGTTCCGCGACCTGGGACAGGTGGTGCTCGAGTCCGACCCGTACCGCCGGCTCTCCTACACCTGGCACCACTTCCAGCCCGAGCACGCCGAGATGTTCGGCTGGACGCGGGAGGAGTTCGCCGAGTACGCCGCAGAGCCCCGGTCGAAGGTGACGTTCGAGCTCGAGCCCGCCGGGGAGGCGGTCAGGCTCACCGTGATCCACGACGGTTTCGAGCCCGGCAGCATGATGCTCCAGGCCGTGAGCCAGGGCTGGCCGGCCCTGCTGAGCAGCCTCAAGACCCTGCTGGAGACCGGCGAGCCGCTCCCCGCGGAGGTCTGA
- a CDS encoding VOC family protein translates to MPRRTDRGAADGRHDRGDAMPIQLSRIIIFAKDKRASARFLTDLLDLDDPAPAGIFVAVRLADGVTLHYAQPAADFPRQRYTFLVGEDDFDAIYARVRDQGLTFWADPYRRTAGQIAVHDGRGLYVDDPSGHILEIVTRTTW, encoded by the coding sequence ATGCCGCGCCGCACCGACCGCGGCGCGGCGGACGGACGCCACGATCGCGGGGACGCCATGCCGATCCAGCTCAGCCGCATCATCATCTTCGCCAAGGACAAGCGGGCCTCGGCGCGCTTCCTGACCGACCTGCTCGACCTGGACGACCCCGCCCCCGCCGGGATCTTCGTCGCGGTCCGGCTGGCCGACGGCGTCACCCTGCACTACGCCCAGCCGGCCGCCGACTTCCCCCGGCAGCGCTACACGTTCCTGGTCGGCGAGGACGACTTCGACGCCATCTACGCCCGCGTCCGCGACCAGGGCCTGACCTTCTGGGCCGACCCCTACCGCCGCACCGCGGGCCAGATCGCCGTCCACGACGGCCGCGGCCTGTACGTCGACGACCCCTCCGGCCACATCCTGGAGATCGTCACCAGGACCACCTGGTGA
- a CDS encoding class I SAM-dependent methyltransferase produces MSIEAGLRDVSDTALVAAVVRARESARPDPLFRDPYAEALAGERGRDMATGTQLRIISSGVVARTAVYDELITRMVHDEEIGCVLNLGAGLDTRPYRLDLPEDLHWVEADLPAICDHKDRVLAGAAPRCRLTRVPVDLADPGARRRLLAEFCRDRPMLAVTEGVIPYLTTDAVTGLADDLRSRPSVRWWALDMIGPLFVRVARRIAGRRMARADATLRFVPPEGADFFRPLGWDPFDVRSSWVERRRLRREPPLMRAVWAVSPPRTRELFRQQGMFVTLRRTAPG; encoded by the coding sequence ATGAGCATCGAGGCCGGGCTGCGCGATGTCTCGGACACCGCGCTCGTGGCGGCGGTGGTCCGGGCCAGGGAGTCCGCGCGCCCCGACCCGCTGTTCCGCGACCCGTACGCCGAGGCCCTGGCGGGCGAACGCGGCCGCGACATGGCCACCGGGACCCAGTTGCGGATCATCTCCTCCGGGGTGGTCGCGCGCACCGCCGTGTACGACGAGCTGATCACCCGGATGGTCCACGACGAGGAGATCGGCTGCGTGCTCAACCTGGGCGCCGGGCTGGACACCCGCCCCTACCGGCTCGACCTGCCCGAGGACCTGCACTGGGTCGAGGCCGACCTGCCCGCCATCTGCGACCACAAGGACCGGGTGCTGGCCGGGGCCGCCCCGCGCTGCCGGCTGACCCGGGTGCCCGTCGACCTGGCCGACCCGGGCGCGCGCCGCCGCCTGCTGGCCGAGTTCTGCCGCGACCGCCCCATGCTGGCGGTGACCGAGGGCGTGATCCCCTACCTGACCACCGACGCCGTCACCGGCCTGGCCGACGACCTGCGGTCCCGCCCCTCGGTCCGCTGGTGGGCCCTCGACATGATCGGCCCCCTGTTCGTCCGGGTGGCCCGCAGGATCGCGGGCCGCCGCATGGCCCGCGCCGACGCCACCCTGCGCTTCGTCCCGCCCGAGGGCGCCGACTTCTTCCGCCCCCTCGGCTGGGACCCGTTCGACGTCCGCTCCTCCTGGGTGGAACGCCGCAGGCTCCGCCGCGAACCTCCGCTGATGCGCGCCGTCTGGGCCGTCAGCCCGCCCAGGACCCGCGAGCTCTTCCGCCAGCAGGGCATGTTCGTGACCCTCCGCCGCACCGCCCCCGGCTGA